One Carassius auratus strain Wakin chromosome 16, ASM336829v1, whole genome shotgun sequence genomic window carries:
- the mtmr11 gene encoding myotubularin-related protein 11, producing the protein MLTGSKTTFKVRQMVPDMKERMMSHSSLHARGRDVLGLCCLPGECVLQRAVLVRKKLSAKEGGGWLSGTLFCTHFRVAFVPQDSQKPDDNADPVMLGDHDVALASIDKVVAVGPSRTKLVTPTCSLKFTPEELVLYCRDMRVLCFLFDRLTPDTQAVEITYTIAKTYQPLKPGTILSFQNAALGSTEMKQFLSNRRRDPNMNWFECSMGWEQELERTGASGWRVSSVNDRFEMSTSLPRFNVVPQRVLDTELKKTFAHFNEGRIPRWCWRHPHGSDLLRMASFQNNIYHEKDDIRNLELVLFGGQQLCVIVDLGEEMASPADIQLAHTRLRTLCLGDISSSVSVPDDKWLSTLESTHWLDYIRCCLRKAAEVACLLRGGHMTVVLQEPEDRDMNCVVCSLVQVMCDPHCRTVAGFQGLVQKEWITAGHKFLSRINYHRESDKEEAPVFLLFLDCVWQLWAQYPARFQLTEDYLLALHDSVHLPLFSSFLANSQRERCRRSQHLPQSYTPVNGLRELPMGSPEMPVDPPFPPVWDWALQYSAQRRARFTQPVSQPACPPPVLNGNLNTNLERSWHNDGLPGSVFLLSRSTFSHPSNLLPWRSGNSGSYWKSHRRAPSSESLSGLERLIRACSLSEPSENPSILHDPYEPLLPLLLGPCVRVWRGCYLRGALHAQAFSHPTSSCSQHPLDQLAWEVQQLREKLAQASHRRPENQTKRQEPRRLESNLNQNANNGTFLFSSSSRSSQQQPPASSRGAAHSSVPPRAQRTASDPSRPAQRNNGKHTFLFGHQEPQSGQHYIPSPSAKLPKRPGNSH; encoded by the exons GAGAGGATGATGAGCCACAGTAGCCTTCATGCACGCGGGAGAGATGTACTCGGCCTCTGCTGTTTGCCAG GAGAGTGTGTGCTCCAGCGAGCCGTGCTGGTGAGGAAGAAGCTGTCTGCTAAGGAAGGAGGAGGCTGGTTGTCTGGGACTCTGTTCTGCACTCATTTCAGAGTTGCCTTCGTGCctcaggacagccagaaacctgaC gATAACGCAGATCCTGTGATGCTCGGAGATCATGACGTAGCTCTCGCCTCCATAGATAAAGTTGTGGCAG TGGGACCGTCTCGCACCAAACTAGTGACCCCTACCTGCTCTCTTAAATTCACCCCCGAGGAGCTGGTGTTGTACTGCCGAGACATGCGTGTCCTCTGCTTCCTGTTTGACAGACTCACGCCTGATACTCAAGCTGTGGAG ATCACATATACCATTGCTAAGACCTATCAACCACTGAAACCTGGAACCATCCTCTCCTTCCAAAATGCTGCTTTGGGTAGTACTG AAATGAAGCAGTTCCTAAGCAACAGGCGGCGTGACCCTAACATGAACTGGTTCGAGTGTTCGATGGGATGGGAGCAGGAGCTGGAGAGGACAGGTGCCAGCGGCTGGAGGGTCAGCTCTGTCAATGACCGCTTTGAGATGTCCACCAG TCTGCCCAGATTCAATGTGGTTCCTCAGAGGGTCCTGGACACCGAGCTCAAGAAAACATTTGCCCACTTTAACGAGGGCCGCATCCCA CGCTGGTGCTGGCGGCATCCGCATGGCAGTGACTTACTACGAATGGCCAGCTTCCAAAATAACATCTACCACGAGAAGGACGACATCAG GAATCTGGAGTTGGTGCTCTTCGGCGGACAGCAGCTGTGTGTGATTGTGGATCTGGGAGAGGAAATGGCGTCACCTGCAGACATCCAGCTGGCTCACACCAGACTCCGGACACTTTGTCTGGGCG ATATTTCATCATCTGTATCAGTACCTGATGACAAGTGGCTGTCCACTCTGGAAAGCACCCACTGGCTTGACTATATACG GTGCTGTCTGAGAAAAGCTGCAGAGGTGGCTTGTTTGCTCAGAGGAGGTCACATGACTGTTGTTCTCCAAG AGCCGGAGGATCGAGACATGAACTGTGTGGTCTGCAGTCTGGTGCAGGTGATGTGTGACCCTCACTGCAGGACCGTGGCTGGATTTCAGGGCCTGGTTCAGAAAGAGTGGATCACGGCCGGACACAAATTCCTCAGCCGGATCAACTATCACAGAGAAAGTGATAAAGAGGAG GCCCCTGTGTTCCTGCTGTTTCTCGACTGCGTATGGCAGCTGTGGGCGCAGTATCCCGCGCGCTTCCAGCTTACTGAAGACTACCTGCTGGCTCTGCATGACAGTGTGCACCTTCCTCTCTTCAGCAGCTTCCTGGCCAACAGTCAGAGGGAGAGATGTCGCCGTTCACAG CATCTTCCCCAGAGCTACACCCCAGTGAACGGTCTGAGGGAGTTGCCCATGGGTTCCCCAGAGATGCCGGTAGACCCACCTTTCCCTCCGGTGTGGGACTGGGCCCTGCAGTACAGCGCTCAGAGACGAGCCCGCTTCACCCAACCTGTGTCCCAACCCGCCTGCCCTCCACCCGTCCTCAACGGAAACCTTAACACCAACCTGGAGCGCAGCTGG CACAATGATGGACTGCCAGGCTCTGTGTTCCTGTTGTCCCGTAGCACATTCTCCCATCCCTCCAACCTGCTCCCCTGGAGGAGCGGAAACTCTGGCTCATACTGGAAGAGCCACCGCAGGGCTCCTTCATCTGAGAGTCTGTCTGGACTCGAGCGTCTCATCCGAGCTTGTTCACTCTCTGAACCCTCAGAGAACCCCTCAATCCTCCACGACCCGTACGAGCCCCTGCTGCCCCTGCTCTTGGGACCCTGCGTCAGAGTATGGAGGGGCTGCTATTTACGGGGCGCACTACACGCTCAG GCTTTCTCCCACCCCACGTCTTCCTGCAGTCAGCATCCATTAGATCAGCTAGCCTGGGAAGTGCAGCAGCTCCGAGAGAAACTGGCTCAGGCTTCTCACAGACGCCCCGAGAACCAGACTAAACGACAGGAGCCCCGCCGGCTGGAGTCCAACCTCAACCAGAACGCCAACAATGGGaccttcctcttctcctcttcctctagATCATCTCAACAGCAGCCGCCGGCGTCCAGCCGAGGTGCAGCCCACTCCTCCGTCCCTCCCAGAGCCCAACGGACTGCATCTGATCCGTCCAGGCCTGCGCAGAGGAATAACGGCAAGCACACGTTTCTGTTTGGCCACCAAGAGCCACAATCAGGGCAGCATTACATTCCCTCCCCTAGTGCCAAACTTCCCAAACGCCCCGGAAACTCACACTGA